One genomic segment of Drosophila melanogaster chromosome 3R includes these proteins:
- the nerfin-2 gene encoding nervous fingers 2, isoform A, with protein MMNMNPPTHPHPHHHPHPHPHPQPQSHLQSVQHLGQHQPLPALLQGHPDTTHFVECRALPAINETFPQFGQHRPAISLLSPLDLSLRAAASVVPITPPSTPSPPRKRQRLMSEENYLWRPHMASPAAPAPVVPSSLAMQPGYFHHHQQQQHQLPHQQHHQPYATRSSLEGASFNKSHFHGTKNNFEQIPAGQSSVSSPIYVEDETIVLTEDEDETVVSSHDYNEYATDTEEVNEGDDETQQVQVSVNGDDDEEEVFVDVLGSDDDEDEATDLVATRLQAQLIETTALKRNELLYEDEELHNQAVNGLARLFDRDFPEPDVEVSGLAELQSNSGKTYTDLSGVATAEIRTTSSDNLPPPPPPPPPPATSTIPATPPLPPPPISRPHKAERRRSKLRKHMAIDEETISPVSGTIIRKLRDDEELVVRKGDIDPAFNVVEITEEAKAILASIDNKIGDYMCQLCRTVYDDAFMLAQHRCPRIVHIEYKCSECEKVFNCPANLASHRRWHKPKAEAAGVNPAKKRVVETGDLVQEATRSGDDASDGIYPCHICGKTFRRQAYLKKHQASHQMLDNLKNLDFFKSQQQQLTINGHQLADHVQLQHTTGQAVTSAAPYASLPRPPPGMPMYPPPSGKNYPGGQRFPGFPFQSFDQRRFYSLGEFYLSQHLERSSAFQYVQANHLRQLSNVAQTLMPPLPVK; from the exons ATGATGAACATGAATCCGCCGACGCACCCGCACCCGCACCATCACccacatcctcatccacaCCCACAACCGCAGTCCCATCTCCAGTCGGTGCAGCATCTTGGCCAGCATCAGCCACTGCCCGCCCTGCTCCAGGGCCACCCAGACACCACTCACTTCGTCGAGTGTCGGGCATTACCAGCAATCAACGAGACATTTCCGCAATTTGGCCAGCATCGTCCGGCTATTTCGCTGCTCTCCCCCTTGGATCTTTCATTGCGCGCCGCGGCCAGTGTAGTGCCAATTACTCCACCCTCAACGCCCTCGCCGCCTCGCAAGCGCCAGAGATTAATGTCCGAGGAGAATTACCTGTGGCGTCCGCACATGGCGAGtcctgcagctccagctccagttgTTCCGTCGAGCCTGGCAATGCAGCCGGGCTActttcatcatcatcagcagcagcaacatcaactaccacaccagcaacatcatcaGCCATATGCCACACGCAGCAGCTTGGAGGGCGCTTCCTTTAATAAAAGTCATTTTCACGGGACGAAAAATAACTTTGAGCAAATTCCGGCGGGTCAATCGAGCGTCAGCTCGCCCATCTACGTGGAAGATGAGACCATTGTGCTGACCGAGGACGAGGATGAAACAGTTGTCAGTTCCCATGACTACAATGAGTACGCCACGGACACGGAGGAAGTCAACGAGGGCGACGATGAGACGCAGCAGGTACAAGTCAGCGTTAATGGCGACGATGATGAGGAAGAGGTGTTTGTCGATGTCCTGGGCAGTGACGATGACGAGGATGAGGCGACGGACCTGGTGGCCACAAGATTGCAGGCCCAACTAATAGAGACCACGGCCCTGAAACGCAATGAACTTCTGTATGAGGATGAGGAGCTGCACAACCAGGCGGTAAATGGTTTGGCCAGACTCTTTGACCGGGATTTTCCAGAGCCAGATGTGGAGGTTTCCGGTTTGGCGGAACTCCAGAGCAACAGCGGGAAGACATACACGGATCTGAGTGGCGTGGCAACGGCGGAGATTAGGACTACCAGTTCCGACAACCttccaccgcctcctccacctcctccgcctccagcGACTTCTACAATCCCTGCTACACCTCCACTTCCGCCTCCACCCATATCTCGACCCCACAAGGCGGAACGTAGGAGGTCGAAGCTACGAAAACACATGGCCATCGATGAGGAGACCATAAGTCCAGTTTCTGGCACCATCATTCGCAAATTGCGCGACGACGAGGAGCTGGTGGTGCGCAAAGGCGACATTGATCCGGCTTTTAACGTGGTCGAAATCACCGAGGAGGCCAAGGCCATCCTGGCCAGCATTGACAACAAGATTGGAGACTACATGTGCCAGCTCTGTCGCACTGTCTACGATGATGCCTTTATGTTGGCCCAGCACCGTTGTCCCCGCATCGTTCACATCGAGTACAAGTGCTCCGAGTGCGAAAAG GTCTTTAATTGCCCGGCCAACTTGGCCTCCCATCGCAGATGGCACAAGCCCAAAGCGGAGGCGGCTGGAGTTAATCCCGCCAAGAAACGAGTTGTGGAAACGGGCGATCTGGTACAGGAGGCGACTAGGAGCGGCGATGATGCCAGCGATGGCATTTATCCTTGCCATATATGCGGAAAGACTTTTCGACG TCAAGCTTACCTAAAGAAACACCAGGCCTCCCATCAGATGTTGGATAATCTCAAGAATCTGGATTTCTTCAagtcccagcagcagcagttgacCATCAATGGCCACCAATTGGCCGATCATGTCCAGCTGCAGCATACAACTGGACAGGCGGTCACATCTGCCGCTCCCTATGCAtccttgccacgcccaccgcctgGCATGCCCATGTACCCGCCGCCAAGTGGTAAGAACTATCCGGGTGGACAACGCTTTCCGGGATTTCCCTTTCAGTCATTCGATCAGCGTCGATTCTACTCTCTTGGGGAATTTTACCTATCGCAGCACTTGGAACGATCCTCGGCCTTCCAATACGTGCAGGCCAATCACCTGAGGCAACTGTCCAATGTGGCCCAAACTTTGATGCCTCCTCTGCCCGTCAAATGA
- the nerfin-2 gene encoding nervous fingers 2, isoform B, which produces MMNMNPPTHPHPHHHPHPHPHPQPQSHLQSVQHLGQHQPLPALLQGHPDTTHFVECRALPAINETFPQFGQHRPAISLLSPLDLSLRAAASVVPITPPSTPSPPRKRQRLMSEENYLWRPHMASPAAPAPVVPSSLAMQPGYFHHHQQQQHQLPHQQHHQPYATRSSLEGASFNKSHFHGTKNNFEQIPAGQSSVSSPIYVEDETIVLTEDEDETVVSSHDYNEYATDTEEVNEGDDETQQVQVSVNGDDDEEEVFVDVLGSDDDEDEATDLVATRLQAQLIETTALKRNELLYEDEELHNQAVNGLARLFDRDFPEPDVEVSGLAELQSNSGKTYTDLSGVATAEIRTTSSDNLPPPPPPPPPPATSTIPATPPLPPPPISRPHKAERRRSKLRKHMAIDEETISPVSGTIIRKLRDDEELVVRKGDIDPAFNVVEITEEAKAILASIDNKIGDYMCQLCRTVYDDAFMLAQHRCPRIVHIEYKCSECEKVFNCPANLASHRRWHKPKAEAAGVNPAKKRVVETGDLVQEATRSGDDASDGIYPCHICGKTFRRQAYLKKHQASHQMLDNLKNLDFFKSQQQQLTINGHQLADHVQLQHTTGQAVTSAAPYASLPRPPPGMPMYPPPSGKNYPGGQRFPGFPFQSFDQRRFYSLGEFYLSQHLERSSAFQYVQANHLRQLSNVAQTLMPPLPVKXPNPNTNVLRPVPRIAATATATGPPAAATATRQAATAAGVSSVGHAFNWVAPSTAGATATGSATATATATTAESGGNVIM; this is translated from the exons ATGATGAACATGAATCCGCCGACGCACCCGCACCCGCACCATCACccacatcctcatccacaCCCACAACCGCAGTCCCATCTCCAGTCGGTGCAGCATCTTGGCCAGCATCAGCCACTGCCCGCCCTGCTCCAGGGCCACCCAGACACCACTCACTTCGTCGAGTGTCGGGCATTACCAGCAATCAACGAGACATTTCCGCAATTTGGCCAGCATCGTCCGGCTATTTCGCTGCTCTCCCCCTTGGATCTTTCATTGCGCGCCGCGGCCAGTGTAGTGCCAATTACTCCACCCTCAACGCCCTCGCCGCCTCGCAAGCGCCAGAGATTAATGTCCGAGGAGAATTACCTGTGGCGTCCGCACATGGCGAGtcctgcagctccagctccagttgTTCCGTCGAGCCTGGCAATGCAGCCGGGCTActttcatcatcatcagcagcagcaacatcaactaccacaccagcaacatcatcaGCCATATGCCACACGCAGCAGCTTGGAGGGCGCTTCCTTTAATAAAAGTCATTTTCACGGGACGAAAAATAACTTTGAGCAAATTCCGGCGGGTCAATCGAGCGTCAGCTCGCCCATCTACGTGGAAGATGAGACCATTGTGCTGACCGAGGACGAGGATGAAACAGTTGTCAGTTCCCATGACTACAATGAGTACGCCACGGACACGGAGGAAGTCAACGAGGGCGACGATGAGACGCAGCAGGTACAAGTCAGCGTTAATGGCGACGATGATGAGGAAGAGGTGTTTGTCGATGTCCTGGGCAGTGACGATGACGAGGATGAGGCGACGGACCTGGTGGCCACAAGATTGCAGGCCCAACTAATAGAGACCACGGCCCTGAAACGCAATGAACTTCTGTATGAGGATGAGGAGCTGCACAACCAGGCGGTAAATGGTTTGGCCAGACTCTTTGACCGGGATTTTCCAGAGCCAGATGTGGAGGTTTCCGGTTTGGCGGAACTCCAGAGCAACAGCGGGAAGACATACACGGATCTGAGTGGCGTGGCAACGGCGGAGATTAGGACTACCAGTTCCGACAACCttccaccgcctcctccacctcctccgcctccagcGACTTCTACAATCCCTGCTACACCTCCACTTCCGCCTCCACCCATATCTCGACCCCACAAGGCGGAACGTAGGAGGTCGAAGCTACGAAAACACATGGCCATCGATGAGGAGACCATAAGTCCAGTTTCTGGCACCATCATTCGCAAATTGCGCGACGACGAGGAGCTGGTGGTGCGCAAAGGCGACATTGATCCGGCTTTTAACGTGGTCGAAATCACCGAGGAGGCCAAGGCCATCCTGGCCAGCATTGACAACAAGATTGGAGACTACATGTGCCAGCTCTGTCGCACTGTCTACGATGATGCCTTTATGTTGGCCCAGCACCGTTGTCCCCGCATCGTTCACATCGAGTACAAGTGCTCCGAGTGCGAAAAG GTCTTTAATTGCCCGGCCAACTTGGCCTCCCATCGCAGATGGCACAAGCCCAAAGCGGAGGCGGCTGGAGTTAATCCCGCCAAGAAACGAGTTGTGGAAACGGGCGATCTGGTACAGGAGGCGACTAGGAGCGGCGATGATGCCAGCGATGGCATTTATCCTTGCCATATATGCGGAAAGACTTTTCGACG TCAAGCTTACCTAAAGAAACACCAGGCCTCCCATCAGATGTTGGATAATCTCAAGAATCTGGATTTCTTCAagtcccagcagcagcagttgacCATCAATGGCCACCAATTGGCCGATCATGTCCAGCTGCAGCATACAACTGGACAGGCGGTCACATCTGCCGCTCCCTATGCAtccttgccacgcccaccgcctgGCATGCCCATGTACCCGCCGCCAAGTGGTAAGAACTATCCGGGTGGACAACGCTTTCCGGGATTTCCCTTTCAGTCATTCGATCAGCGTCGATTCTACTCTCTTGGGGAATTTTACCTATCGCAGCACTTGGAACGATCCTCGGCCTTCCAATACGTGCAGGCCAATCACCTGAGGCAACTGTCCAATGTGGCCCAAACTTTGATGCCTCCTCTGCCCGTCAAATGACCCAATCCGAATACGAATGTCCTGCGGCCGGTGCCACGCATTGCGGCAACAGCGACGGCAACGGGACCtccagcggcagcaacagcaacaaggcAAGCGGCAACTGCCGCAGGAGTGTCCTCCGTTGGCCACGCCTTTAATTGGGTGGCTCCGTCGACCGCAGGTGCAACTGCAACGGgaagtgcaactgcaactgccacGGCGACGACTGCAGAGTCCGGCGGAAATGTTATCATGTGA
- the Alp13 gene encoding alkaline phosphatase 13 has product MVTTQQTKEICEIIRLKSTQVFLVAGTCLITVMVTLLCIGFMTRYEVENDVANVADVDYWKDKVATSQKIWYDKGIDELNEALRPQDLTYPKNVRIFVIQGIDGRDWAAFRFPTSDASRGNTNFIWDRFPHLARLKNSCSQQFPCQVASVSRALWLGIPLDKVPDNQQDCGRLFNATQGPISILRQAQLAGLRTGFVTTQRITGPTGAALGNANGNFECDESMPLNSIKSGCQDIAQQLISDETGKFLNVLIGGGRQMLSSLVPNTKYDPVDEMLCESNDGRNLLKDWRNQKLKESKINRIIFDLIQRRDELESLNSSSFDYLMGVMANGDLSGNSKAPSLKLMVDKSLNVLTKYKQGYLLIVEQFIPSGIDKREQLQLLNDTLVNLHKDQDTLTLVLMTNAIYPKPSLDVSEETETISLLPEIFNEAESEIQKRLHQMPSESLLFAQGPKSSIFQGVRKETFLAHAISHVLSRSRVRP; this is encoded by the exons ATGGTAACCACACAGCAGACCAAGGAGATTTGCGAAATTATTCGGCTGAAATCAACCCAGGTGTTCCTGGTGGCTGGAACATGTTTGATAACGGTAATGGTTACTTTGCTCTGCATTGGCTTTATGACCAGGTACGAGGTGGAGAACGATGTGGCCAACGTGGCGGATGTGGATTATTGGAAGGATAAGGTGGCGACCTCCCAGAAAATCTGGTACGATAAGGGCATTGATGAGCTGAACGAGGCACTAAGGCCACAAGATttgacttatccaaaaaacgTGAGGATATTTGTGATACAGGGAATCGATGGACGAGACTGGGCTGCTTTTCGATTTCCAACCAGCGATGCTAGTCGCGGCAATACCAACTTTATTTGGGATCGGTTTCCCCACTTGGCTCGCTTGAAAAACAGTTGCAGTCAGCAGTTTCCCTGTCAAGTGGCCAGTGTTTCCCGAGCTCTTTGGTTGGGAATTCCTTTGGATAAAGTCCCAGACAATCAGCAGGATTGCGGAAGGTTATTTAATGCAACGCAAGGCCCGATAAGCATTCTTCGACAGGCACAATTGGCTGGCCTGCGAACTGGTTTTGTGACCACTCAAAGGATTACTGGACCCACAGGAGCTGCTTTGGGAAACGCCAATGGCAACTTTGAATGCGATGAAAGCATGCCGCTGAACTCCATAAAATCCGGTTGCCAGGATATAGCCCAACAGTTGATCTCTGATGAAACTGGTAAATTTCTAAATGTACTCATCGGTGGAGGCAGGCAGATGCTGAGCAGTCTGGTGCCCAACACCAAATATGATCCAGTGGATGAGATGCTCTGCGAGTCCAACGATGGACGCAACCTGCTAAAGGATTGGAGAAACCAAAAACTTAAGGAGAGCAAAATTAATCGAATAATATTCGATTTGATTCAGCGAAGGGATGAGCTGGAGTCCCTAAATTCTAGTAgttttgattatttaatggGTGTGATGGCCAATGGAGATTTGAGTGGTAATTCAAAGGCCCCAAGTCTAAAATTGATGGTCGATAAGTCTTTGAATGTTCTTACTAAATATAAACAAGGATATCTACTCATAGTGGAGCAATTTATACCATCGGGTATTGACAAAAGAGAGCAGTTGCAGCTTTTGAATGATACTTTGGTTAATCTTCACAAAGATCAGGATACTTTAACTCTTGTTTTAATGACCAATGCCATTTATCCAAAACCAAGCCTGGATGTCAGCGAAGAAACCGAGACAATCAGCCTTCTTCCGGAGATATTTAATGAGGCGGAATCTGAGATCCAAAAACGACTGCACCAAATGCCATCTGAAAGCTTACTTTTTGCACAGG GCCCCAAGTCCTCAATTTTTCAAGGTGTTCGAAAAGAAACCTTTCTGGCACATGCAATATCCCATGTCCTTAGCAGAAGTAGAGTTCGACCTTAG